The Sulfolobus islandicus Y.N.15.51 sequence GAGCTCTTTGTCTACGTTATCGCGTTGATTTACAACTCCTACATCTACACTTCTGTGTTATCGCGTGTTCCGGAGAGTCAACTCGCCCACTAACTTGTACCGCGAGAGTTGATCAAGGTAGTGTGGACTATGTTGGAAATTCTGTTTTTCTCTATACTTGATTATTTTCCATTACAATATAAGCTTAATCTCTCGTTATACTGAAAGATATAATTATATTTTATTCTTAATTAATTATAAAATTGTTTTTCTATCATACTATATTTATTCAATTATTTGCGCTTGGAACACTCTCTTGAGGTTAAGTCTTAGTATAGTAAATTGGAAGATCTATTATTTTCTACAGAAAGCACATTTTTACTGTATCATTCTAATAAAATATATTGAACGAACCCACAAAGCACTGGTAAGCGAAACTATTAAAATTTTACTCTCTATATTATGTAGTGAGAGTAGAATGAGTGAACTTGTTATAAATAAAAAGCTTCTCGATATTTTGTCAACTCCTATGCAAATATTACTATATATTAACATGATGGGTGAGGGATCCTTAATGGATCTGGTAAAAATTAGCCAAATGAGTTGGCATACAATCCAGAAATGGATACCGATTTTAGAAGAGAATGGGTTAATAGTGGTGAGAGAAGAAAAAACTTCAGTAGGAACTGCTAAGAAGGTAGTGAAGTTAACGGAGACTGGCAAGGTTGTAGTTGAAAAATTATTAGAATTAAACGATACTCTAAAAGAGATTGGTAAATAACATTTTTTTATTTGAGATTCTCTGCACTCTATGTTGAATGCAAAAGTTTAAATATCTCTCTGCATACTATGTAGAATGAAGAAAATGAGTTTAGTTGAAATGGCTCAAAAAAACTCCCCAGTTGGGGAGAAAGATCTTCTTTTTTTAATTAGTTTACTAGACAGAGAAGATAAGATAGAATTCGTAAAGGAATTCAGAGAAGATTTCGAACAGCAGATAGAAGAAAAGAAGCTGAGCAAAACTGCATACTATAAGTTTCTCAACGGCTATGCGCCCAGTGACGAAAGAATATTAGAAATAATAGAAGTTGATGAGGAAGCTAAGGAATGGATAATTGAAAGAGTCAAGGAGAAGGCAAAGAGAGCTCTACAAGTAATTGAAAGAATGGAGGCTGAGGAGGAATGACTGGAAAGCTCTACTTAGTAAGGTTGCAATGTTTAAACGTTGTCGCAGGAGGACCAGATGAATTAAGTTTTGCATACGTGTACGCGGACAGCGAGGAGGAGGCAAAAAAGGAAGCTTCTGATGGAATGTGCTTTGCTATAGATGCTGCTGAGGTGGGAGAATGAGCACTGCTGCTGATACTAAATACGTATACGTATCTACTGATAAGAAAGTCAAAGTAATTTTAGTAGAGAAGGACGAATATGGCGTTGTAAGGATAAGCGGAGACGTAGAAAGCAGCTCCAAGCCGAGCACGTATCACCACACGGAGATTCTTTTTAACAATAACTGGATCCGCTTCTTCTGCTCTTGTGAGGCAGGAGCTCACGGATTCCTATGCCATCATGTAGCTGAATTGTACAATGTCTATAGAAAGAATGTGAAGAAACTGGGGAGTTTAAGGTGATAGAAGTGGAGTACGAAGTCCAGGATATATTTCAAGAATTGGATGAGGAAATAAGGAAATTGTTGACTTTAACTCATGAGATAAGAATTGATGTTATATTGGATAATGACCCAGAGGACAAAATAAAGAGAGCACTGTCGTTAATAGAACACATTCGTTCCAACCTTCTAAGGGTGAGAAAATGATGAGGATTGTAACATTTAAACTAGAGGAGGAATTGTTACAGCAACTAGACTTATACTGCATTAATAATAAACTAGTTAGGAGTTCTGTAATCAGGGAAGTTACCAAATTATACTTGTCAATTAAGAAAAATTCTATTGAAGAGAATTACAAAAACAATGTTAGGGTGCAGGAGCTATGAAGAAGAGCACTTTACTAATGCTGTTAGAGAACATATACGAAGACGCTGACTACATGAACTGTTTTTCGATTAAGAAAAAAGTACAATTTTTAATAGAAAAGATCTCAAAAGAGGGGGTTGAAAATGACAGTTAGTGAGATAATAAGGAGAAATGAGGAATTAGAGCTACAATACGCTAAAGCTATAGACACTATTACTAAACTGCAAAATAAGATTGCAAGATTAGAAAGAGAGAACCAACAACTAAAGGAGGAAAATAAAAAGCTGAAAAAGTATAATAATATATTGTACAGGGCAATGGAAATAGCTTTACAAATACATAATGCTGAAGCACAGTACAAACATCTGAAGGCAGTTTTAGAGAGAATAAAACAAGAAACTGAGGAGTTTAAGGGGTGAAAACTTGGCTCTGTCAATCCCATTAGTTATACCGAAAAGGAAGATATATAGAGGCCATAAGGGTTCTTACGAGTTTTACGTTATTTATATTCCACAAGACTTCAATAACTTACTTCCGATTCCGGCTTTTGTTTCAGTAATATATGATAATGAAACTGTTAAAGTAGGAGGGTAGTGTCGTCGTTAAGTTATTTATATTTGTATAACGAGTATTACTTATGGGTAGGAAGCCTGTATTTAGGCAAGACGTTTCTTGTCCCTCTTGTGGTAGTCATCATGTTGTTAAGTGTGGTAGGCCTTTGGGTAGGCAGAAGTTTTTGTGTAGGGATTGTGGTAAGTACTTCTTGGGTGATGCTAGTTATCATCATCATTCTAGGAAGTTGAGGGAGGAGGCTTTGAGAATGTATGCTAATGGTATGAGTATGAGGGCTATTTCTAGGGTGCTTAACGTACCTCTTGGTACTGTTTTCACTTGGATTAAGCGTTATGGTAGGAAAAAGCATGAGAAGTTGGTTGAGTTGTGGGGTAGGGCTAAGGAGCTGGTCAAGGGTAAGGTTGTTGCTAAGGTTGTTGATGAGATGTGGACTTACTTGTACAAGAATGCTAGGGCTTTTTACAAGTGGGTTTTCACTTGTTACGTGTACACGAAGCTGGGAGTTTACCTCATTTACTCTGTGGGGGATAGGGATGAGAGTACTTTCCTTGAGGTCAAAAAGTATTTGCCTGACGAGGGTAGATGGGTGAGCGATGATTATAACTTGTACTTCTGGTTGAAAGACCACACGGTTGTCTCGCCAGTTAACCCGAACGAGCCCTTTCATTCCTCATTAAGGGATAGGCTAATTAGATTCAAGAGAGCAACGAAGGCAGTAAATAGGAGCATTCGCACCATGATGTACTCCATAGCCCTAGTCTTATGGGAGAGAAGGTTAATCCCAGAATTTGTAGCTTAACGACGACACTATCAAGTAGGAGTTAGAAAGCCTTTCAAAGTTGGAAGAGTCAAATACGCTGTTATTCTTCCTAAAGATTTAGCTCCAATTTGGGATAAAATTATGCGAGAAAATAAGGAAGTCATTTTGGTTTTGGAACCAATTTCAAGTTAACAATTTTGGTGCGTATTTCTCATAAATTTCTCTAAGTTCTTCTTCCGAAAAAGGCAAATAATGTTCTTGTAGTATTTGGAATTGCCCTGGACTAGTTCTACCTTGAAGGATGTTTACAATCATCGGGCTTACGCCTTGCTTAATCATATAACTTGCCCAGAAGGCCCTCAAATCGTATATTCTGAATACTTTTCCTGCTTTTTGCATAGTAGTTTTGATTTCGGCCCTTATCTTATCTTCATTCATGGGGAAGAATTTCATCTTCCATTTTTTCAACATCTTGTCCTATTGTCCTTACCCCGCCCCAAAATCTTCTTATGTAAGACTCCCTATACTGTAGGTAATTCTTCTCGATCCATTCTGCAGTCTCTTTATGAAGAAAAGTTATGTAGGCCCGCTTCGTTTCGTTTGTTTTCATCAGTTTTATCACTCTATGCTTCAAGTCAACTTGGTCAACTGTTAGACGAAATAATTCTCCAGTTCTTAACCCAGTCTCTGTGGCTAATAAAAAATAGGTCTTAGCTCCTAATCCTTGAATATTGTTAAATATCGATTTTAATACGTCGAGAGAAAGTATACTCGGCTTGTATTTGGTTTTAGGTTGAGGTATTGAAAATGAATAGTAAAGTATTTGCGCAAGTATGGGGTCTTTGCTTCTCACTATTTCTTTTATAAATAATTTGAGCACTATAGCCATCTTCCTAGCTCTATGCATACTCTCCTCTTCCTGTTCCAGTAAGTAATCCTTAATCTTCTCAAGTGAAATTACATAATTATTATCTTTGAGAACTCTATTCAAATATCTCCAGTGGTCATCGAATGTATGTTTTGCTTTATTCTTTTCCAACAGTTTTTTGAATGTTTGTAGATCTTCTGAAGTCACGGGGTAAGAATAAGAAGCTGCTTTGATAAACTCCCCTAAACTCCTTTGCAGTAATGATAAGAAAAGCTCCCGGAACTCCGGATCCTTAGTAGCTTTTACTATTACACCTATTGCCTCATTGATCCCTATTTTTGATGTATCGACCCCAGCGGTTAGTTGTAAAAGCTCATCTGGTGTTAAGTACTCTGCAGCTCTTTGAGCTACGTAATCTGGAATTTTCCTATTCTTATTCTTATACCTCCACCATGTTACCCTGTCTATTCCTAATTCTTCATACGAAATGCCCTTTTCCAGAACGGCTTTTACAATTTTTATCTTCTGGTCCTCTGTTAAACTGGAAACGTCTATCATCTCATATCCCTTCTGATAAATATATCAGAGACCTAACTGATATATTCGTTTCCAAAAACTTCCTCAGGCGTTTCCAACCATTCTCTACATAAGAACGTAGAATTCTTTCAATTTAAGGAAAGAATAAGGGAGGTGCCGCCGCGGGGACTTGAACCCCGGACAACCCGGTCTTCAGCCGGGCGCTCTCCCGGGCTGAGCTACGGCGGCATTATAATAATATAGATATGACTTTTTAACTTTTATTGTCATTACTTCTAACGGGGATCTGGCGACACCCTTGGAGAACCCTAAATATTTAGGGGTGCGATGAATTAGGGTCTCCAGGGATCCCCACAGTAGGTGACAGAAATGAAGATTTTAATAGTTACCTTAACTTACATTGAAAAATCAATAATAGATGAAATTGTTAATAATCTTTCAAGCTATGGACTAGAAGTTGATATATTGTTCGATAGTAGAAAATATCTTCCTATTTCTGCTTTTAATTGGGAAAGATTACAATACGACGCGGAAAAAGTATTAAGCTTCCTTAAATCTAAATATGACTTTAATTACGATTCCATAATATTCCTCGCAGATTCTGACGGTTATATCGATGGTTATAACTTTGTATTTGGATTAACTATAGATAATTTTGCCATTATTTTTCTTAATAGATTAAGGGAAGAGTTCTATAATAGAAAACCAGACCTAGAATTGTTTATGAAAAGAGTAGTAAAGGAAGTAACTCACGAGGCAGGTCATATATTAGGACTAGGCCATTGTAATACAATAGGTTGCGTCATGAATTTCAGCAATACAGTGGAAGATGTGGATAAAAAACAAGCGAGATTCTGTAAAAATTGTATATATAAAATAGAAAACCTATCTAAATATCTACAACGAAAGTGATGACGTAACAATTTTCCGTCTTTTCTATTGACAGTTGATGATAAGTCATTGCTTTCACTACTGTTCTACGCTCATGTATCTTACCATTAAATTTTTCTCCCCACGCTTTTCCTTCTAAGGTCATAGAATCTTGATCTATC is a genomic window containing:
- a CDS encoding winged helix-turn-helix domain-containing protein encodes the protein MSELVINKKLLDILSTPMQILLYINMMGEGSLMDLVKISQMSWHTIQKWIPILEENGLIVVREEKTSVGTAKKVVKLTETGKVVVEKLLELNDTLKEIGK
- a CDS encoding protein D-63, with translation MEYEVQDIFQELDEEIRKLLTLTHEIRIDVILDNDPEDKIKRALSLIEHIRSNLLRVRK
- a CDS encoding CopG family transcriptional regulator, with the translated sequence MRIVTFKLEEELLQQLDLYCINNKLVRSSVIREVTKLYLSIKKNSIEENYKNNVRVQEL
- the zapB gene encoding cell division protein ZapB codes for the protein MTVSEIIRRNEELELQYAKAIDTITKLQNKIARLERENQQLKEENKKLKKYNNILYRAMEIALQIHNAEAQYKHLKAVLERIKQETEEFKG
- a CDS encoding IS1-like element ISC796 family transposase, whose translation is MGRKPVFRQDVSCPSCGSHHVVKCGRPLGRQKFLCRDCGKYFLGDASYHHHSRKLREEALRMYANGMSMRAISRVLNVPLGTVFTWIKRYGRKKHEKLVELWGRAKELVKGKVVAKVVDEMWTYLYKNARAFYKWVFTCYVYTKLGVYLIYSVGDRDESTFLEVKKYLPDEGRWVSDDYNLYFWLKDHTVVSPVNPNEPFHSSLRDRLIRFKRATKAVNRSIRTMMYSIALVLWERRLIPEFVA
- a CDS encoding integrase, producing MNEDKIRAEIKTTMQKAGKVFRIYDLRAFWASYMIKQGVSPMIVNILQGRTSPGQFQILQEHYLPFSEEELREIYEKYAPKLLT
- a CDS encoding site-specific integrase, encoding MIDVSSLTEDQKIKIVKAVLEKGISYEELGIDRVTWWRYKNKNRKIPDYVAQRAAEYLTPDELLQLTAGVDTSKIGINEAIGVIVKATKDPEFRELFLSLLQRSLGEFIKAASYSYPVTSEDLQTFKKLLEKNKAKHTFDDHWRYLNRVLKDNNYVISLEKIKDYLLEQEEESMHRARKMAIVLKLFIKEIVRSKDPILAQILYYSFSIPQPKTKYKPSILSLDVLKSIFNNIQGLGAKTYFLLATETGLRTGELFRLTVDQVDLKHRVIKLMKTNETKRAYITFLHKETAEWIEKNYLQYRESYIRRFWGGVRTIGQDVEKMEDEILPHE
- a CDS encoding archaemetzincin family Zn-dependent metalloprotease, encoding MTEMKILIVTLTYIEKSIIDEIVNNLSSYGLEVDILFDSRKYLPISAFNWERLQYDAEKVLSFLKSKYDFNYDSIIFLADSDGYIDGYNFVFGLTIDNFAIIFLNRLREEFYNRKPDLELFMKRVVKEVTHEAGHILGLGHCNTIGCVMNFSNTVEDVDKKQARFCKNCIYKIENLSKYLQRK